From the Paenibacillus tianjinensis genome, the window AGCCCATGTACAGATCGACATCGCTGTCCGGCAGCGCCGCCGCGATGGCTCCGGCTACGTCGCCGTGGCCGAGCAGCTTAATACGTACTCCCATCCCGCGCAGGGTGCGGATCAGCCCTTCGTGGCGCTTGCGGTCGAGTACCATTACCGTCAGCTCAGAGAGTGCTTTACCGGTGATCATGCTTGCTTTGCGCAGCGTAACCTCGGCCGGATCCTCCAGGCTTAGCCTGCCGGCCAGCTCGGGGCCGCAGGCCAGCTTCTCCATATAAATGTCGGGAGCATGCAGGAGGCTGCCGCGGTCGGCAATGGCAATGACCGACTGGGCATTATGCAGCCCGCAGGCTACCACCTCTGTGCCTTCCAGCGGATCAACCGCTACATCGACCAAAGGGCCGTTTTTGTTCCCGACCTGTTCCCCGATATAGAGCATCGGCGCCTCGTCCATTTCGCCTTCGCCGATCACGACGGTTCCGTCAATGGAGACAGAATCAAACATGGAACGTATAGCGGTTGTAGCGGCATCATCCGCCGCATTCTTGTCACCCCGGCCAATCCAGCGGGCGGAGGATAAAGCGCCCAGTTCAGTTACCCGTACAATCTCCAGTGCCAATTCGCGTTCCATATATTATTCCCTCCAGTGTAGGTTTGGTGTGCAAGACATTTACGCCGCTGCTTCCAGGCTAGAGACTAGAGATAGCCCATAATAATGCCGGCGGTTTCCTCAATCGCTTTGTCAGTAATATCAATAACCGGGCAGCCGAGCTTCGCGAACAGTACCGCAGCATGCTCCATTTCCTCGGTAATCCGTTCGAGGCTGGCATATTGGGAGCCTGCCGGCAGGCCCAGCATCTTCAGGCGCTCCGAGCGGATCTTGAGCATATATTCGGGCTTCATCGTCAGACCGATGATCCGGCTTGGCGGCAGGCTCAGAAGCTGCTGCGGCGGAGCGATCTCCGGTACGACCGGGTAATTGACGACCTTCTTACCCCGGTGGGCGAGGAAGATGCTAAGCGGGGTCTTCGAAGTGCGGGACATGCCCAGCAGCACAATATCGGCCTTCAGCATAGCATTCAGATCACGGCCGTCATCGCAGGCGACGGTGAATTCAATCGCTTCGATCCGCCGGAAGTAATCTTCGTCCAGCTGGTGCAGCAGTCCGGGCCGGGCCTGGGGCGCATCGTCGAACGTGTCAATGAAGGCCTGCATCATTGGACCCATGATATCCACGATCCGCAGATCAAGGCGTAC encodes:
- a CDS encoding pyruvate, water dikinase regulatory protein — protein: MEQSSHYITICSDSIGDTAEAVVQAVIHQFQNQRVTIRRYGNVRHEEELRKLMEETAQLQGFVAYTLVQPELREMIREEAVRLDLRIVDIMGPMMQAFIDTFDDAPQARPGLLHQLDEDYFRRIEAIEFTVACDDGRDLNAMLKADIVLLGMSRTSKTPLSIFLAHRGKKVVNYPVVPEIAPPQQLLSLPPSRIIGLTMKPEYMLKIRSERLKMLGLPAGSQYASLERITEEMEHAAVLFAKLGCPVIDITDKAIEETAGIIMGYL
- the glpX gene encoding class II fructose-bisphosphatase; this encodes MERELALEIVRVTELGALSSARWIGRGDKNAADDAATTAIRSMFDSVSIDGTVVIGEGEMDEAPMLYIGEQVGNKNGPLVDVAVDPLEGTEVVACGLHNAQSVIAIADRGSLLHAPDIYMEKLACGPELAGRLSLEDPAEVTLRKASMITGKALSELTVMVLDRKRHEGLIRTLRGMGVRIKLLGHGDVAGAIAAALPDSDVDLYMGSGGAPEGVLAAAALKCLGGELQGRLLPEGPFEMQRCLLMGIDNPTRVLSMEDMVGTGDVIFAATGVTSGEFLSGVRFIGKERAETHSVIMRAQSRTIRYIRSIHFLPGKDIPQGRSERQNLAFM